The Alteromonas gilva genome has a window encoding:
- a CDS encoding NAD(P)/FAD-dependent oxidoreductase codes for MLRITDIKLPLDHTETALTRAIVNKLGIEEAQLRSTTVFKRGYDARNNNDIQLIYTLDVDVDNETELLARFAKDPQVRITPDMTYKFVAQAPAHLNQRPVVVGLGPCGLFAALILAQMGFKPIVLERGKAVRERTKDTFGFWRKQPLNPESNVQFGEGGAGTFSDGKLYSQVKDRKHYGRKVLHEFVAAGAPEEILYVSKPHIGTFKLVSMVEKMRQQIIDLGGEIRFSTRVEKLDLDGTDGQFSVKGLHLSGGDYLACKQVILALGHSARDTFYNLYEQGVYIEAKPFSIGFRIEHEQSMIDRCRFGDNAGHPILGAADYKLVHHCKNGRTVYSFCMCPGGTVVAAASEPGRLVTNGMSQYSRRERNANSAIVVGITPEQDYPGHPLAGIELQRRLEELAFKVGGENYHAPGQLIGDFLAGKPSSALGEVTPSYTPGVTLTDLSKVVPDFVTQAIREAIPAFDRQIKGFAKAEGMLTGVETRTSSPVCIKRGKDYQSVNVQGLYPAGEGAGYAGGIWSAGIDGIRVAEALAEAFDNQP; via the coding sequence ATGCTACGTATAACCGATATAAAACTCCCCCTTGATCACACCGAAACGGCGCTCACGCGGGCCATAGTTAACAAACTTGGTATTGAGGAAGCGCAATTGCGCAGTACTACGGTGTTTAAACGCGGTTACGATGCCAGGAATAACAACGATATTCAGCTTATCTACACGCTGGATGTCGACGTCGACAACGAAACGGAATTACTTGCCCGGTTTGCTAAGGATCCACAGGTGCGTATCACGCCTGATATGACCTATAAGTTTGTGGCGCAGGCACCAGCGCATCTGAATCAGCGTCCGGTGGTAGTGGGCCTTGGCCCCTGTGGCCTCTTTGCTGCGCTGATTCTGGCCCAGATGGGCTTTAAACCTATTGTACTGGAACGTGGTAAAGCAGTGCGCGAACGTACCAAGGATACCTTTGGGTTTTGGCGCAAGCAGCCGCTCAACCCAGAATCTAACGTACAGTTTGGTGAAGGCGGCGCTGGCACCTTTTCTGACGGCAAGCTGTATAGTCAGGTAAAAGACCGTAAACATTATGGCCGCAAGGTGCTGCACGAATTTGTTGCAGCCGGTGCGCCAGAAGAGATTCTGTATGTCAGCAAGCCGCACATCGGCACGTTCAAACTGGTCAGCATGGTAGAGAAAATGCGCCAGCAAATTATTGATCTCGGCGGTGAGATACGCTTTTCCACGCGGGTTGAAAAACTCGATTTGGACGGTACGGACGGGCAGTTTTCGGTAAAAGGTCTGCATTTATCCGGTGGCGACTACCTGGCCTGTAAACAAGTGATCCTGGCATTAGGGCACAGTGCCCGCGACACCTTTTACAACCTGTACGAACAAGGGGTGTATATTGAGGCCAAACCATTTTCGATTGGCTTTCGCATTGAACACGAACAAAGCATGATTGACCGCTGCCGGTTTGGTGATAACGCCGGCCATCCCATTCTGGGTGCCGCCGATTACAAACTGGTGCATCACTGTAAAAACGGCCGCACGGTATACAGCTTTTGTATGTGCCCGGGTGGCACCGTGGTTGCAGCTGCCTCCGAGCCGGGCCGCCTGGTCACTAACGGGATGAGTCAGTATTCGCGTCGCGAACGTAACGCCAACAGTGCGATTGTGGTCGGTATCACGCCTGAGCAGGATTATCCCGGCCATCCGTTGGCGGGCATTGAATTGCAGCGCCGCCTTGAAGAGCTGGCTTTTAAAGTAGGGGGCGAAAACTACCATGCGCCGGGTCAGCTCATCGGCGACTTCCTGGCTGGCAAGCCCAGTTCTGCTCTGGGCGAGGTGACCCCCTCTTATACCCCGGGTGTAACACTGACCGATCTCAGTAAAGTAGTGCCGGATTTTGTGACTCAGGCTATTCGCGAGGCGATCCCCGCGTTTGACCGACAAATCAAAGGCTTTGCCAAAGCCGAAGGTATGCTCACCGGTGTGGAAACCCGCACGTCATCGCCGGTGTGTATCAAACGTGGCAAAGACTACCAGAGCGTGAATGTGCAAGGGCTCTACCCCGCCGGCGAGGGGGCCGGGTATGCCGGTGGCATCTGGTCGGCCGGTATCGATGGCATCCGGGTGGCCGAAGCCTTAGCCGAGGCGTTCGATAATCAGCCATAG
- a CDS encoding MipA/OmpV family protein — MKSIFSARHALVTGICIVVSAALASPAIAQERNQQTNSPNRDLTGFEALNEALPLWEFGVGGGVGEVPNYPASSERNFIALAAPYVIYRGDVLRVGGGGGARAVMLDNNDIEIDISVGGAFAADSDDGTVREGMPELDYLFEIGPQLVYRVKDYNFDGGGNARLNFRLQARAVFSTDFSRIDDRGFVLEPQLAYQQRGTLFPDTALNASFSVVFASEKLQDYFYQVDEAFVTPDRDLFNAQAGFLGAEANLSIAFPIRKNIRGFVGGTMRFHGGAANEESPLFEDDITYSIGAGFVWRLYQSEQRASW, encoded by the coding sequence GTGAAATCAATTTTTTCTGCGCGGCATGCGTTAGTCACCGGTATCTGTATTGTTGTTAGTGCAGCGTTGGCCTCACCAGCGATTGCCCAGGAGCGCAATCAGCAAACTAACTCTCCCAATCGTGATTTGACCGGCTTTGAAGCACTTAACGAAGCTTTGCCGCTGTGGGAATTTGGGGTTGGCGGCGGGGTTGGGGAAGTGCCTAATTACCCGGCCTCCAGTGAACGCAACTTTATTGCGCTGGCCGCCCCGTACGTGATTTATCGGGGTGATGTATTGCGTGTTGGCGGCGGAGGTGGTGCCCGCGCGGTCATGCTGGATAACAATGATATTGAAATAGACATCTCGGTGGGGGGTGCGTTTGCTGCCGATAGCGATGATGGCACCGTGCGCGAGGGCATGCCAGAACTGGATTATCTGTTTGAAATCGGCCCACAGCTGGTTTACCGCGTTAAAGACTATAACTTTGACGGTGGTGGTAATGCGCGCCTGAATTTCAGGCTACAGGCACGGGCGGTGTTTTCTACCGACTTTTCACGAATAGACGACAGGGGCTTTGTGTTAGAACCGCAATTAGCCTACCAGCAGCGCGGAACGCTTTTTCCTGATACTGCCCTCAATGCTTCGTTCAGCGTGGTCTTTGCCAGCGAAAAACTGCAAGACTACTTTTATCAGGTTGACGAGGCCTTTGTGACCCCAGACAGAGACTTATTTAACGCACAGGCGGGTTTTCTGGGCGCCGAGGCAAACCTGAGTATTGCTTTTCCAATCCGTAAAAACATACGCGGCTTTGTTGGCGGCACCATGCGGTTTCATGGCGGGGCTGCCAACGAGGAGAGTCCGTTGTTTGAAGACGACATCACCTACAGTATCGGCGCCGGGTTTGTCTGGCGGCTCTATCAGAGTGAGCAAAGAGCAAGCTGGTAG